GGCGGCGAGCACGATCGTCAGCGCGTTGAGCCAGGAGAAGTTGCCGCTGACGAGCAGCCAGCCCTGCGTGAGGATGATCGCCGCCGCACCGATGGCGCCGACCGGCTGCGGGGCGAAGATCAGCACCGGCGCAGCGAGCTGCACGATGTGGTTCGCGACGACCTCGCCGCGGTGGAACCAGGCCGGGAGCAGGTGGATGCGGCGGCTCAGCGGGTTCGGCATCGGCTGGGTCTCGTGGTGGTACATGAGCGCCGTGAGGTCGCGCCACTCCCGGCCGCCGCGCAGCTTGATGAGCCCCGCCCCGAGCTCGAGGCGGAGGACGAGCCACCAGCAGATGACGAGCACCGGCAGCGGCGGCGCGACCGCGTCCGAGCCGAGGAAGGCGACGACGAAACCGGCCTCGCAGAGCAGCATCTCCCAGCCGAAGCCGTAGAAGGCCTGCCCGATGTGCACGATCGAGAGGTACCCGATCCACAGCAGGAGGAAGGCGAGCATCGGCGCCCACGGCGGACCCTGCTGGGGGATGCCGGCGACGAGCAGCAGCGAGACGGCGATGCCGGCCAGGCAGAGGGCTCGCAGGCGGCGATCGCTGTAGCCCCAGCGGAACAGCGTCGGCCGCAGGCGATCGCGGTTCCGCGCGATGAAGGCGGGCGCCGGCAGGAGTCCGCGCTCGCCGAGCAGTGCCGGGAACTGGAGCAGCGTCGACAGGTAGGCGATCGCGAAGACGCCCGCCGTGCCGCGCTGCAGCACCTGGCGGGCGAGCTCGAAGCCCTGCGCGTCGAGCCAGGGGAGTGCGCCGTCCACGCGGCCACGCTACGCCCCGGCACCGCGGTCCGGGAGCGGCGTGGGCTCGGGCGCGCGGGCTCAGGAGCGCGGGCTCAGGCGAGCGGCGCGATGAGCGAGGCATCCGCCGGGTCGACCGCACGCGAGCTGTTGAGCCGGCGGTCGACCTCGTCGGCGATCATGGTCGCGGCGACCTCCGCCGAGACGCGCTCGAGCATCGCCAGCGTCTGCTCGCTGCGGCCCGCATCCAGCTTGACCGGCTCGAGCCAGTCGCCGTAGACCTCCTCGGTGAGGAAGGCCGGCATCCGGTCGTGCACCTCGCCCGAGGCGTCGACGCCCTCGCGGGTGATGATCGCGGTCGAGACCTCCCACGCGCCCTCGACCTTGCGGGCGGTGCAGATGCCCGCGGCGGCGAGCAGCGCGCCGTCGGGGCGGTGGAGGTAGTGCGGCTGCTTGTCGCCCTTCTCGCCCGTCCACTCGTAGTAGCCGCGCATCGGGACGATGCAGCGGGAGCCCGCGAAGGCCGACCTCCACATCCCGTTCGTCGCGACCGTCTCGAGGCGGGCGTTGAAGTTGGGGCGCTTCGGCTCCGTGATGAAGGCCGGGCGGAAATCCCAGACGGCCGGCTCGAGGCCGCGGTAGATCTCGCCGCTCGCGCGGTCGGCGCGCTCGCGGACGATCGGCACCGTGTCGGTCGGCGCGATCGAGTAGCTGATCTGCCAGTCGCGGTAGTCGTTGCCCTCGAGCACGAACTGCTCGATCATCTCGTTCGTCTCGGCGTCGTTCGCGAAGCGTCCGCACATGCGGCAAGTCTCGCGCGTGCCGCCGACATCCGCGAGGGACTCGGCTCAGTCCTCGGCGGGCTCGCCGTCGCGCACGAGCAGGAAGCTGACCGCCCCCACGACGCCCGGCCGGATCACCTGCTGCACGCGCCATCCCATCCCCGACCAGCGGTTCAGCTGATCGGTGATCGCCTGCGCCTGCTGATCGGCTTCGCCGTTGCCGGGGTGGAACGTCGTGAACTTGTACTCGGGTGCCATCGTCGCCTCCCGCGCGCGGGGTGCGCGCCCTGGGCCGATGCTAGACCGCTCAGGCGACGACGCCGAGGGCCTCGAGCTTCCCGCGCAGCTCCGGGTCGCTCGGCTCGACCTGGTGCGAGCCGTCGGGGAACACCACGACGGGGATGTTCGTGCGGCCGCTGACCGCCCGGGCGCGGTCGGCGCCGTCCTCGACGCGCTCGATGTCGACGTACTCGTAGTCGACGCCGAGGCCGTCCAGCAGCCGCTTCGAGCGGATGCAGTCTCGGCACCAGTCGGCGCCGTACATGAGGATGCGGTCGGAGCTCTCGGAGGGCATGTCACCAGGGTAGGCGGCTCGCGCCGCTCGCGCCGGCGCCGCCGGCGCGCTACCGTCGCGGCATGGCGAGGACCCCGCTCGACGTCGACACGCAGCTCGCGGCGCGCGCCCACCCGCTCCGCGACTGGATCGAGGTGCTGCGGCCCGCGATCCGCGGCGTCGACCCGGGCATCGTCGAGCTGTGGAAGTGGAACGCCCCCAGCTACGCGATCCGGGGCGTGCCCCTCGTCACCTTCATGCTCCGCCCCGACGACCATCTCCACCTCGTCTGGCACCACCCGGCGGTGCCGGACGTCGAGGACCCGCTGCTCGAGGGCGAGTACCCGGACGGGCGGCGGATGACGTACCTGCGCAGCGAGGTGGCCGTGCGGGATGCGGTGCCCGGCATCGAGGGGATCCTGCGCCGGCTCGTCGCGGCGACGCCGCCGGACGGGACGACGGCCCGGGCGGTCTAGCGGCGCGACACGACCCGGCTGCGGGCGCGCAGCGCGAGCACGCCGATCGAGCCGATGGCGCCGATCGCCGCGATGGAGCCGATCGCCGCGATGGAGCCGATCGCCGCGATGGAGCCGATGCTTCCGATCGAGCCGATCGAGCCGATCGAGCCGACGGACCCGATCGAGCCGGCGGACCCGATCGAGCCGATGGAGCCGATCGACCCGATGGAGCCTATGGACCCGATCGAGCCGATGGACCCGATGCTGCCGATCGAGCCGACGGACCCGGTCGAGCCGGCACCGCCGATCGACGTGCGGGACCTCCGACGACTCCGGCTCACCCCGCCGATGCTACGCCGGGGCGGCGCGGTCGGCATCCCCGTGCTCCGCCCCGGCGGCGGCGTCGGCCGAACTGCGGACCTCTGCGCAGACCGGCGCCGCGGGGTGCCGCCCCGGCTCGGATGTCCGCAGATCGGCACCGCCTCCCTGTGGCGGCGCGGCGGCCGGCCCGCGGCGCGATACCGTGGGCCCGTGCCGGCGTACCGCGACGACGAGGTCGATCTCCTCATCGACCGATGGGCCGAGATCCTGCCCGATCTCGACCTCGGTCCCCTCGACGTCATGTCGCGCCTGCGCCGCGCCGCCCGCGGGCTCACCGAGCTCCGTGCCGAGGTGTTCGGCCGCTCGGGCCTCTCGATC
The Homoserinibacter sp. YIM 151385 DNA segment above includes these coding regions:
- a CDS encoding SOS response-associated peptidase, yielding MCGRFANDAETNEMIEQFVLEGNDYRDWQISYSIAPTDTVPIVRERADRASGEIYRGLEPAVWDFRPAFITEPKRPNFNARLETVATNGMWRSAFAGSRCIVPMRGYYEWTGEKGDKQPHYLHRPDGALLAAAGICTARKVEGAWEVSTAIITREGVDASGEVHDRMPAFLTEEVYGDWLEPVKLDAGRSEQTLAMLERVSAEVAATMIADEVDRRLNSSRAVDPADASLIAPLA
- a CDS encoding DUF1801 domain-containing protein codes for the protein MARTPLDVDTQLAARAHPLRDWIEVLRPAIRGVDPGIVELWKWNAPSYAIRGVPLVTFMLRPDDHLHLVWHHPAVPDVEDPLLEGEYPDGRRMTYLRSEVAVRDAVPGIEGILRRLVAATPPDGTTARAV
- a CDS encoding lipase maturation factor family protein; protein product: MDGALPWLDAQGFELARQVLQRGTAGVFAIAYLSTLLQFPALLGERGLLPAPAFIARNRDRLRPTLFRWGYSDRRLRALCLAGIAVSLLLVAGIPQQGPPWAPMLAFLLLWIGYLSIVHIGQAFYGFGWEMLLCEAGFVVAFLGSDAVAPPLPVLVICWWLVLRLELGAGLIKLRGGREWRDLTALMYHHETQPMPNPLSRRIHLLPAWFHRGEVVANHIVQLAAPVLIFAPQPVGAIGAAAIILTQGWLLVSGNFSWLNALTIVLAASALGDGAVRLILPGLPAPEYAPTPLWFAVVAGLVALGLALLSIPAARNLLSRRQLMNASFNRWQLGNAYGAFGTVTKVRQEVVIEGTTAERPEEEDWMPYGFRGKPGDVRRVPRQVAPYHLRLDWLMWFLALGAPGEHWFRPLLRRLLEADRATLRLLAHDPFGGRPPRLVRARVFRYRFATHAEHREHGVVWMREARWTLVDPVSLDPGD
- a CDS encoding glutaredoxin domain-containing protein, giving the protein MPSESSDRILMYGADWCRDCIRSKRLLDGLGVDYEYVDIERVEDGADRARAVSGRTNIPVVVFPDGSHQVEPSDPELRGKLEALGVVA